The uncultured Devosia sp. sequence AGCCCGGTGAGGTCCTGCAGGTGGGCTGCGATATCGACTTCTGCCCAGAGCGCGAGCTGTTCTTCCGGGGCGCCCAGGGCCTTGAGGCCATCGGCGAGATTGCGGGAGATCGACACGCCAAGGCCCACCATGCGGTCGGACTGCTGCCGCGTCAGGCCTGCGCGGAGCGTCGTGACCTCGGCCGCGATGTCGGTGAAAATCGTCCCGGCATCGGGCCAGGCGTGGTTGCGACTGACACTGGCCAGGGTCTGACCGGTCATCGACAGCAATACGACTTCAAGACTACGCCAGCCGATTTCCACGCCGATGACATAGGCGCCATCGGAATTGATGAACAACGGCGTCGCCGGCTGCCCGCGCCGCCCGCGCAAGGGGGTGCCGCGCAGGACCAGATCACGCGATTCCAGTTCGGCGAGGATGCGGGAGGTGGTTTGCGGGCCGAGGCCCGAAAGCCGCGCCAGATCCGCATTGGATGAGCCGGGATTGATCGCGATCAGTGTCAGGACGGCACGCTCATTGGCGACGCGCACACCCGACTGGGCAAAGCCCCGGGCCTGCGGCTCATTGATGTCGACGGCAAAGTTCCTGTGCATGATCTGAGACTTAATCGTCTCCGCCCGTTCGGATCAAGCGCCAATGGCAAGGTGCGACATTCGCATTTTGCGCGCGATCGGAACGGATTGTTTACCCTGTTGCTAAACAATCGGCTCAAGACCGGCAGGACCGCACGGCCACAGCCGGCATGACCACTTGACGAGATGCGAGGACGAGGCTGCATGGCGATGCACAATCGAGGCGATGGCGTTCCTTCCGGCCAGTTGCTGCTGATCGATGCCGACAGCGACAGCGCGCCGCTGCTGGCGGAAGCACTTGGCCTGAGCCTCGGCGGCAGCCTTGCCATCACCATTGCCCCCAGCGGTCGGCAGGGTGCCGAACGGCTGCGCGACGGCAAGTTCGACATCGTGCTCGCCGATCTTGCCAGCCTGCGCGACCTCAGCGATCGCAGCGATGATGCCGTGACGCGCCTGGTGCGGCTCGCCGATGGCGCGCTGGTGGTGGCGCTTTCCGATGGTGCGTCGGTCACCGCGGCTGTCGCTGCCATGCGGGCCGGGGCGCATGACTATGTCACCAAGCCGATCAGCGGCCCCGCCATGGCGACACGGCTGGGCGAGCTGGCGCAGCGCCACGGCAAGGCGCGCACGATTGCCATCGAGCCGCGCCGCGAAGGGCTGAGCGATTTTGCCGGTTTCATCGGCGCCTCGAGCGCCATGCAATTTGTCTATGAGCAGATCGGCCGTATCGCCGCATCTTCTGCCCCGGTGTTCATCACCGGCGAGAGCGGCACGGGCAAGGATGTCTGCGCCGAAGCCCTGCATGCCAAGGGGCCGCGCGCCAACAAGCGCCTCGTCGCCATCAATTGCGCCGCGATTCCGCGCGACCTGATGGAAAGCGAATTGTTCGGGGTGGCGCGTGGCGCCTTTACAGGGGCACACGAGGACCGCAAGGGCGCGGCTGAACTGGCCGATGGCGGCACGCTGTTTCTCGACGAAATCGGCGAAATGGATCTGTCGCTGCAGAGCAAGCTGCTGCGGTTCCTGCAGACCGGAACCCTCAGCCGGGTTGGCGAATCGGGTGTGCGGCAGGTGGACGTCCGCGTCATATGCGCCACCAACCGCAATCCGATGCAGTTGATAAGCGAGAAGAAATTCCGCGAGGACCTGTTCTATCGCCTGCATGTCCTGCCGATCCACCTGCCGCCCCTGCGGCAGCGGCCGAGTGACATCATGGCGCTGGCCCAGCATTTCCTCGACCGCTACAGCGCCGAGGAACACAAGAGCTTTGCCGGCTTTGCGGCCGATGTGGCCAACCTGCTGACGGCAGCCGAGTGGAAGGGCAATGTGCGCCAGTTGCAGAATCTGGTTCGCCGTCTCGTCGTCATGCATGACGGCCAAGAAGTCAGCATGAAGATGCTGCGCAGCGCCGACATCGAGCAGCGCGGCATCGTGGCGATCGAAGCCGCACCGCGTGCAGAGCGGCGGCAGGCGATCCGGCCGATGTGGCAGCAGGAGCAGCGGATCATCGAGGATGCCATTGCCAGCTTCGGTGGCAATGTGTCGCTCGCTGCAGCCGCGCTCGAAATCAGCCCGTCGACCATCTATCGCAAGCGCCAGGGCTGGGCCGACATGGCGGCCGCCAGCTAGGCTATTGCGGCGTGCCCGCCTCC is a genomic window containing:
- a CDS encoding sigma-54 dependent transcriptional regulator, whose product is MAMHNRGDGVPSGQLLLIDADSDSAPLLAEALGLSLGGSLAITIAPSGRQGAERLRDGKFDIVLADLASLRDLSDRSDDAVTRLVRLADGALVVALSDGASVTAAVAAMRAGAHDYVTKPISGPAMATRLGELAQRHGKARTIAIEPRREGLSDFAGFIGASSAMQFVYEQIGRIAASSAPVFITGESGTGKDVCAEALHAKGPRANKRLVAINCAAIPRDLMESELFGVARGAFTGAHEDRKGAAELADGGTLFLDEIGEMDLSLQSKLLRFLQTGTLSRVGESGVRQVDVRVICATNRNPMQLISEKKFREDLFYRLHVLPIHLPPLRQRPSDIMALAQHFLDRYSAEEHKSFAGFAADVANLLTAAEWKGNVRQLQNLVRRLVVMHDGQEVSMKMLRSADIEQRGIVAIEAAPRAERRQAIRPMWQQEQRIIEDAIASFGGNVSLAAAALEISPSTIYRKRQGWADMAAAS